In the genome of Ignavibacteriales bacterium, one region contains:
- a CDS encoding isoprenyl transferase produces MGKKNTQSDEKLQEALKNSGEIPTHIAIIMDGNGRWARKRGLPRTAGHKRGVDTVRDIVEACAQVGVKYLTLYTFSTENWKRPLDEVSVLMRLLLRSLKKRANELNKNDIKLTTIGDIESLPLDVQKQLNEDIERTSNNKRMVLNLALSYSGRWELVKAVKQLAEDIESGKKSPGEINENCISSYLTTASMPDPDLVIRTSGEFRVSNFLLWQIAYSEFYISDAYWPEFERKHLYEAIKNFQNRERRFGRVSEQLIKNEKGVKNALNAPKEIA; encoded by the coding sequence TTGGGTAAAAAAAATACTCAATCCGATGAGAAGTTGCAGGAAGCCCTAAAAAACTCAGGGGAAATTCCAACTCATATTGCAATTATCATGGATGGCAACGGAAGATGGGCCCGGAAAAGAGGATTACCCAGAACTGCCGGACACAAGCGAGGTGTTGATACAGTTAGAGATATTGTTGAAGCTTGCGCACAGGTAGGAGTAAAATATCTGACTCTCTATACTTTCTCAACTGAGAACTGGAAAAGACCACTTGATGAAGTCTCTGTACTGATGCGGTTATTGTTAAGAAGTTTGAAAAAAAGAGCTAATGAACTAAATAAAAATGATATAAAACTTACCACAATAGGTGATATAGAATCACTTCCACTCGATGTACAAAAACAATTGAACGAAGATATCGAACGTACCAGTAATAACAAGCGAATGGTGCTTAACCTTGCTTTAAGTTACAGCGGCAGGTGGGAACTTGTTAAAGCAGTAAAACAATTGGCTGAAGATATTGAGTCAGGGAAGAAGAGTCCCGGTGAAATAAATGAAAATTGTATTTCATCATATCTGACCACAGCATCAATGCCGGATCCCGATCTTGTTATTAGAACAAGCGGCGAGTTTAGAGTCAGCAATTTTTTGCTCTGGCAAATTGCTTACTCTGAATTTTATATTTCTGATGCATACTGGCCTGAGTTCGAGAGGAAACATTTATATGAAGCCATAAAGAATTTTCAGAACAGGGAAAGAAGATTCGGAAGAGTTAGTGAACAATTAATAAAGAATGAAAAAGGCGTAAAGAATGCTCTTAATGCTCCAAAAGAAATCGCTTAA
- the bamA gene encoding outer membrane protein assembly factor BamA, whose product MLLMLQKKSLKYLIVLMIVSALPVIAQVSKASYKVLGVSVEGNKSADANIIIANSGLKVGDEVQIPGDQTLNAIRQLWALNIFSDVQIIIDRQIADGVFLLIKVKEYPRIEKVVVEGNDEIDTEDIEAKSTFIRGQILKPQEVSKLVQNVQLLYEEDGYLNTKITSKYFVYFTADTVDEDIHVTWRNEKDLAEEYTVEYEPGDQTYSNLIDRIKDRILLKLDIEENEKVVVREIVFEGNEAFDDGDLSGEMSETEEAKWWKFWSSAKFDKKKFEEDKELIIKYYKKNGYRDAEILSDSLIYYNNNEDLKIVMDVHEGPQYKVRNIEWEGNTIYSDEVLTERLDFAKGDVFNYEKFEQNLRGNEKQNDIYALYLDNGYLTFNLQPTEKKVGPDSIDISIRLEEKNQFKIGRVDVAGNDKTKGKVIRRELYTVPGDYFNRGLLFRSVQQLANLQFFNVEKLYGPQGIDTKLSSDSTVDITFRVEEKSSDYLNASVGYSGSFGFSGAVGVTLTNFSIAEPFSLGGGQILSFNWQFGVGNYYRTFTLGFTEPWLFDTPTLVGAEVFDTRQRYIYDLRQSGGTVRVGRRLKWPDDFFYVQGFFRYQYNNVIEGQNFYAEGQTQQFTLGATISRKNIDNPIFPSIGSSFSLDAEISGGPFLPGDVDYYKLGFKTEWYKRLFNSNKLVLYAGADIGYLNEIVSGTQIQPFEFYYMGGNGLVIATTPLRGYDDREVGPKNINDDVIGGRLMTKYTAELRFAVALDPIPLYLLAFAEAGNVFRTLDEADLFELRRSVGFGARILINPIGLIGFDLGYGFDRKLTNGKDPAWLFHFQFGRGF is encoded by the coding sequence ATGCTCTTAATGCTCCAAAAGAAATCGCTTAAATATTTAATCGTTTTAATGATAGTGTCTGCTTTGCCTGTGATCGCACAGGTTTCAAAAGCAAGTTATAAAGTTTTAGGTGTTTCAGTTGAAGGAAATAAATCTGCTGATGCTAATATCATTATTGCAAACAGCGGACTGAAAGTTGGCGACGAAGTTCAGATCCCCGGCGATCAGACGCTCAATGCAATCCGACAGTTATGGGCACTTAATATTTTTTCGGATGTGCAGATCATAATTGACAGACAAATAGCAGATGGTGTATTCCTTTTAATAAAAGTAAAGGAATATCCGCGCATTGAAAAAGTTGTTGTTGAAGGTAATGATGAAATTGATACGGAGGATATCGAAGCAAAGAGCACATTCATCAGGGGACAGATACTTAAACCGCAGGAAGTATCAAAGCTTGTCCAGAATGTTCAGTTACTTTATGAAGAAGACGGATACCTGAATACAAAAATCACTTCAAAATACTTCGTCTATTTTACAGCGGACACAGTTGATGAAGATATACACGTAACATGGCGTAATGAAAAAGATCTTGCTGAAGAATACACTGTTGAGTATGAACCCGGAGATCAGACTTATTCAAACCTGATCGACAGGATAAAAGACAGAATCCTCTTGAAACTTGATATTGAAGAAAATGAAAAAGTTGTCGTGCGTGAAATAGTTTTTGAAGGCAACGAAGCTTTTGATGATGGTGATCTCAGCGGTGAGATGAGCGAAACAGAAGAAGCCAAATGGTGGAAGTTCTGGTCCAGCGCAAAGTTTGATAAAAAGAAATTTGAAGAAGATAAAGAACTGATAATTAAGTATTACAAAAAGAACGGTTACCGGGATGCTGAGATACTTTCTGATTCTTTAATCTATTATAATAATAATGAAGACCTTAAAATTGTAATGGATGTTCATGAAGGTCCGCAGTACAAAGTGAGGAACATAGAGTGGGAAGGCAACACAATTTATTCTGATGAAGTTTTAACTGAGAGACTTGATTTTGCTAAAGGTGATGTTTTCAATTACGAAAAATTTGAACAGAATCTCCGCGGCAATGAAAAACAAAATGATATTTACGCTCTTTATCTTGACAACGGATATCTCACATTCAATTTACAGCCGACTGAAAAGAAAGTCGGACCGGATTCAATCGATATTTCAATACGGCTTGAGGAAAAAAATCAGTTTAAGATAGGAAGAGTTGATGTCGCCGGTAACGATAAAACAAAAGGAAAAGTTATCCGCAGAGAATTATACACAGTACCTGGTGACTACTTTAATCGCGGACTGTTATTCCGTAGTGTTCAACAGCTTGCCAACCTGCAGTTCTTTAACGTCGAAAAACTTTATGGACCACAGGGTATTGATACAAAACTTTCAAGCGACAGTACTGTTGATATTACATTCCGTGTTGAAGAAAAATCAAGTGACTATCTGAATGCTTCTGTTGGTTACAGCGGAAGTTTTGGTTTCAGCGGCGCAGTTGGAGTTACGCTAACTAACTTTTCAATTGCAGAACCTTTTTCTCTCGGCGGTGGACAAATATTAAGTTTCAACTGGCAATTTGGAGTTGGAAACTATTACAGAACATTTACTCTTGGGTTTACTGAGCCATGGTTATTTGATACTCCGACATTGGTCGGTGCTGAAGTTTTCGATACAAGGCAAAGATATATTTACGATTTGCGTCAATCCGGTGGAACTGTTCGTGTCGGTCGAAGGTTAAAATGGCCGGATGATTTCTTTTATGTGCAGGGTTTTTTCAGGTACCAGTATAACAATGTTATTGAAGGACAGAATTTTTATGCGGAGGGACAAACTCAGCAATTTACTTTAGGCGCGACCATCAGCAGAAAAAATATTGACAACCCTATTTTCCCGTCAATCGGTTCATCTTTTTCACTTGATGCAGAAATTTCCGGCGGACCATTTTTACCCGGGGATGTTGACTACTATAAACTCGGATTTAAAACAGAGTGGTATAAGAGATTATTCAACTCAAACAAACTGGTTTTATATGCAGGTGCTGACATAGGGTACCTGAATGAAATTGTTTCAGGCACACAAATACAGCCATTCGAGTTCTACTATATGGGTGGTAACGGCTTAGTGATTGCAACAACACCATTGCGTGGTTATGATGATAGAGAGGTTGGACCAAAAAACATTAATGATGATGTAATCGGCGGAAGGTTGATGACAAAATACACCGCCGAACTCAGATTTGCAGTTGCATTGGATCCGATTCCATTATACCTGCTTGCTTTTGCTGAAGCAGGAAACGTGTTCAGAACTCTTGATGAAGCTGATCTTTTTGAATTAAGAAGATCGGTAGGATTTGGAGCAAGAATATTAATTAATCCAATAGGTCTGATAGGCTTTGACCTTGGTTATGGATTTGATAGAAAACTTACAAATGGAAAAGATCCGGCCTGGTTATTCCATTTTCAGTTCGGAAGAGGATTTTAA
- a CDS encoding OmpH family outer membrane protein, protein MKKFLFIIITILITTLAGFAQTPQKIGYVDSQVILTQLPEAIKAQGDLDALTNMWSAQVDSMTLLYQQSLADYQKQANTMTEEKKVAAQQSLIKMEQDILEFRRQKFGQGTGEIYQKQEQIFTPVKNKIYAAIQQVAKDEGMQFVFDKSGDIILLYADAAFDVTYKVLDKLKRGN, encoded by the coding sequence GTGAAAAAGTTCTTATTCATAATTATTACAATCTTGATTACAACTTTAGCAGGTTTTGCACAGACACCGCAAAAAATAGGTTATGTTGATTCACAGGTAATACTCACACAGCTTCCCGAAGCAATTAAAGCACAAGGTGATCTTGATGCATTAACTAACATGTGGTCCGCACAGGTTGATAGTATGACTCTGCTGTATCAGCAGTCTTTAGCTGACTATCAGAAGCAGGCAAATACAATGACTGAAGAAAAGAAAGTCGCCGCACAGCAGTCACTGATAAAAATGGAACAGGATATACTTGAATTCAGGAGACAAAAATTTGGACAGGGTACCGGTGAAATTTATCAGAAACAGGAACAGATTTTTACTCCGGTAAAAAATAAAATTTACGCTGCTATTCAGCAGGTTGCAAAAGATGAAGGCATGCAATTCGTATTTGATAAAAGCGGTGATATAATTTTATTATACGCAGACGCTGCTTTTGATGTGACTTATAAAGTCCTTGATAAACTGAAAAGAGGGAATTAA
- a CDS encoding OmpH family outer membrane protein: MIGLISGILLLVLSVEINAQLKIGYVDSDTIMDNLPDAQDARQKLDQLIQEWQAELGKLESDWKTKYDDYEKRKLILTDQTRADLESELIKLEQQIADYREKKFGTNGELFQKQDELMKPVQNKVFTAIKEVAEEEGLDFVFDRSGDIMILYAKTDYDISAKVLEKLK, encoded by the coding sequence ATGATCGGCTTAATTTCAGGGATACTGCTTTTAGTTTTATCTGTCGAAATTAATGCCCAGCTTAAGATTGGTTATGTGGATTCAGATACGATCATGGATAACCTTCCCGACGCGCAGGATGCAAGACAAAAGCTCGATCAATTGATACAGGAATGGCAGGCAGAACTTGGTAAACTGGAATCAGATTGGAAAACCAAGTATGATGATTATGAAAAAAGAAAACTCATCCTTACTGATCAAACCCGTGCCGACCTTGAATCAGAATTAATTAAGCTTGAGCAGCAGATCGCCGACTATCGTGAAAAAAAATTCGGTACAAACGGTGAATTATTTCAGAAGCAGGATGAATTGATGAAACCTGTTCAGAATAAAGTTTTCACCGCAATAAAAGAAGTTGCAGAAGAAGAAGGACTTGATTTTGTTTTTGACAGAAGCGGTGATATAATGATCCTGTATGCAAAAACAGATTATGATATTTCAGCAAAAGTACTTGAAAAGCTTAAATGA
- the lpxD gene encoding UDP-3-O-(3-hydroxymyristoyl)glucosamine N-acyltransferase, which translates to MINLKLEDAAAFVGGKISGNKNLNITNVARIDEANSGDLTFLYLPAYEKYFQTTKASAILVKPGFKLKRDDISLIEVEDPNKAFYKIIIRYFTPEFRIDGIDPTAFVHPTARLGKSTGLGKNVIISEGCEIGDNVNIFHNTVILPNVKIGDDSLLFQNISIRENCILGKRVIIHAGTVIGSDGFGFYPDEKGVYHKIPQIGNVVIEDDVELGSNVSVDRAALGSTIIRKGVKIDNLVQVAHNVEIGENTVISSQSGISGSTKVGNDCQIGGQVGIVGHVEIADHVLLAAQSGVSKGISKPGAYFGAPAKEIKLAMKLEAHIRNLPNYSQTITELQKEIKSLKDEINQLKKG; encoded by the coding sequence ATGATTAATCTTAAGCTTGAAGATGCCGCAGCCTTTGTCGGTGGAAAAATCAGCGGCAACAAAAATTTAAATATCACAAATGTTGCCCGGATAGATGAAGCAAATTCCGGCGATCTTACTTTTCTTTACCTTCCCGCTTACGAAAAATATTTTCAAACGACAAAAGCTTCAGCAATTCTTGTTAAACCTGGATTCAAACTAAAACGTGATGACATAAGTTTGATCGAGGTTGAAGATCCAAACAAAGCATTCTATAAGATCATCATTAGGTATTTTACTCCTGAATTCCGGATTGATGGGATTGATCCGACTGCATTTGTTCACCCAACTGCCAGGCTTGGAAAAAGTACCGGTCTTGGCAAAAACGTTATCATATCTGAAGGATGCGAGATTGGTGATAACGTTAATATCTTCCATAACACAGTCATACTGCCAAATGTTAAAATTGGTGATGATAGCCTGTTGTTCCAGAATATCAGTATTCGTGAAAATTGTATTCTCGGTAAGAGAGTAATCATTCATGCCGGCACCGTCATTGGTTCAGATGGATTCGGATTCTATCCGGACGAAAAAGGTGTGTACCATAAAATTCCACAGATTGGAAATGTTGTAATTGAAGATGATGTTGAACTCGGGTCGAATGTTTCAGTTGACAGAGCAGCATTGGGTTCAACCATAATTCGTAAAGGAGTTAAGATTGATAACCTTGTTCAGGTTGCGCACAATGTTGAGATTGGTGAAAATACAGTTATATCATCTCAGTCAGGAATTTCCGGAAGTACAAAAGTAGGGAATGATTGTCAGATCGGCGGACAGGTTGGTATAGTAGGTCATGTTGAGATTGCGGATCACGTACTGTTAGCAGCACAATCAGGAGTTTCCAAAGGTATATCAAAACCTGGCGCTTACTTTGGTGCGCCCGCAAAAGAAATAAAACTGGCTATGAAACTTGAAGCTCATATCAGGAATCTTCCTAACTACTCACAAACAATTACTGAACTGCAGAAAGAAATCAAATCTCTTAAGGATGAAATAAATCAACTGAAAAAAGGTTGA
- a CDS encoding bifunctional UDP-3-O-[3-hydroxymyristoyl] N-acetylglucosamine deacetylase/3-hydroxyacyl-ACP dehydratase → MLELQRTIAKPVSMSGIGLHTGTSCTMTFKPAPDNYGIKFVRVDLGGSPEIPATADNVVDVSRGTTLGIGDAKVHTVEHVLASIVGLQIDNIVIELDGIEPPIGDGSALPYVKVLNEAGFVQQEAPKDYLIIDETVMYHDEAKQIDIVALPLDSYRVTVMVDYQNPALGSQHTGMFDLEKEFVNEFAPARTFCFLSEVEQLADSGLIKGGDLDNAVVIVDRNSTDDELEKLRGKLGVKEKITIGSNGILNSKELRFRNEPVRHKLLDLLGDLALIGAPIKAQVLAARPGHRANVEFAKQIRKLYQQKKLVKKYQFVKKEGIVFDTSAIQRILPHRYPFLLVDKIIHLELDKKVIGIKSVTMNEPFFQGHFPNQPIMPGVLIIEAMAQTGGILLLNAFPNPEEKLVMFMQINNAKFRKPVVPGDQLYIEIEMTSKKSKVVMMSGKVFVDDVLVTEADFMAGVTDREPKAVK, encoded by the coding sequence ATGCTTGAACTGCAAAGAACGATTGCTAAACCCGTTTCAATGTCCGGTATAGGACTTCATACCGGGACCTCCTGCACGATGACCTTTAAACCGGCTCCCGATAATTATGGAATTAAGTTTGTCCGTGTTGATCTTGGTGGTTCACCGGAAATCCCTGCTACCGCTGATAATGTTGTTGATGTATCGAGAGGAACAACATTAGGTATTGGTGATGCAAAAGTTCATACAGTTGAACATGTGCTTGCATCAATCGTCGGATTACAAATAGATAATATTGTAATTGAACTGGATGGAATTGAACCGCCGATAGGTGACGGCAGCGCGCTGCCTTATGTTAAAGTTTTGAATGAAGCAGGATTTGTTCAGCAGGAAGCGCCGAAAGATTATCTTATAATAGACGAAACGGTAATGTATCACGATGAAGCCAAACAAATTGACATTGTTGCATTACCGCTTGACAGTTACCGCGTAACTGTAATGGTTGATTATCAGAATCCTGCATTAGGCAGCCAGCATACAGGTATGTTCGATCTTGAAAAAGAATTTGTAAATGAATTTGCACCCGCTCGTACATTCTGTTTTTTAAGTGAAGTTGAACAACTTGCTGACAGTGGTTTAATAAAAGGCGGCGATCTTGATAATGCAGTAGTGATAGTCGATAGAAATTCGACTGATGATGAACTTGAAAAACTCAGAGGCAAACTGGGTGTTAAAGAAAAAATAACCATAGGATCTAACGGGATATTAAACAGTAAAGAATTAAGGTTCAGGAATGAGCCTGTTCGACATAAGCTGCTTGATCTACTCGGTGATCTTGCATTGATCGGGGCACCAATTAAAGCACAGGTGCTTGCTGCGCGTCCAGGTCACAGGGCAAATGTTGAATTTGCCAAACAGATTAGAAAACTCTATCAACAGAAAAAGTTAGTTAAGAAATATCAGTTCGTTAAAAAAGAAGGAATAGTTTTCGATACCAGTGCAATACAGAGAATACTTCCTCACAGGTATCCTTTTCTTCTAGTTGATAAGATCATTCACCTTGAACTTGATAAAAAAGTGATAGGTATTAAATCAGTAACAATGAATGAACCATTTTTCCAGGGGCATTTTCCTAATCAGCCAATCATGCCGGGTGTATTAATAATTGAAGCAATGGCGCAAACAGGCGGTATACTTCTTTTGAACGCTTTCCCTAATCCGGAAGAAAAACTCGTTATGTTTATGCAGATCAACAACGCAAAATTCCGTAAACCGGTAGTGCCGGGAGATCAGCTTTATATCGAAATAGAGATGACCAGTAAGAAAAGTAAAGTAGTAATGATGAGCGGAAAAGTATTTGTTGATGATGTGCTTGTAACCGAAGCAGATTTTATGGCTGGAGTGACTGACAGGGAACCCAAAGCAGTAAAGTAA
- the lpxA gene encoding acyl-ACP--UDP-N-acetylglucosamine O-acyltransferase codes for MNNIHPTAIVSSKARLADNITISPYAIIEDDVEIGNDTFIGPYAVLYNGARIGNHVTIKQSASISHQPQDFGYKGEPTLFYVGDNTLIHEFVTLHRGTKLTGFSRVGKNCMLMAYSHIGHDCLVGDNVVLANAVQVGGACVLEDYVTIGGLTPVHQKCRVGAHSMTGGGFRITQDVPPFILAGTHPLKFSGLNVIGLRRRGFSNDDISVLKKAYSYLYDNSLNVSQAREKIQSELSANKYVKQMLEFLSGVKRGIIGK; via the coding sequence ATGAATAACATCCATCCAACTGCTATCGTAAGCAGTAAAGCGAGGCTTGCCGATAATATTACTATCTCTCCTTACGCAATTATAGAAGATGATGTAGAAATCGGGAATGATACATTTATAGGTCCTTATGCAGTTTTATATAACGGCGCCAGGATCGGAAACCATGTGACAATAAAACAGTCCGCATCAATTTCACATCAACCCCAGGATTTCGGATATAAAGGCGAACCAACTCTTTTTTATGTTGGCGACAATACTTTAATCCATGAATTTGTAACACTTCACAGAGGTACTAAGTTAACAGGATTTTCACGTGTCGGAAAAAACTGTATGCTGATGGCATACTCTCACATCGGGCACGATTGCCTTGTTGGTGATAACGTTGTACTTGCAAATGCTGTGCAGGTTGGCGGAGCTTGTGTGCTTGAAGACTATGTAACAATCGGCGGCTTAACGCCGGTGCATCAAAAATGCAGAGTTGGCGCACATTCAATGACTGGTGGAGGTTTCAGAATTACTCAGGATGTTCCGCCGTTTATATTAGCCGGAACTCACCCGTTAAAATTTTCAGGACTAAATGTTATTGGTCTCAGGCGCAGAGGATTTTCTAATGATGATATTTCTGTATTGAAGAAAGCGTACTCATATCTTTACGACAACTCGTTGAACGTATCACAGGCGCGTGAAAAAATACAAAGTGAATTAAGCGCGAATAAATATGTTAAGCAGATGCTTGAGTTTCTATCAGGTGTAAAAAGAGGAATCATCGGTAAATGA
- the panB gene encoding 3-methyl-2-oxobutanoate hydroxymethyltransferase, translated as MSTEKEIRRITTKSLSLMKKKGIKITALTAYDFITANLLDQAGIDLILVGDSLGNVFQGNDTTLPVTMDEMIYHTKAVTKGVTRAMIVVDMPFMSYQLSVDEGFRNAGRIMKETSAGAVKLEGGERVAETIKKITAAGIPVMGHLGLTPQSIHQFGSYRERGKDKTEADEILMDAKLIEEAGAYAIVLEKIPAELAKKVTASVSIPTIGIGAGKFCDGQILVTPDMLGLNIDFHPRFVRHYAKLADEINTGVKKYIDDVRKLNFPTEEESY; from the coding sequence ATGAGTACTGAAAAAGAAATTCGTCGCATTACAACAAAATCACTTTCGCTTATGAAAAAGAAAGGGATAAAAATAACTGCGTTGACTGCATACGACTTTATCACTGCAAACCTTCTTGACCAGGCTGGAATTGATTTGATACTTGTAGGTGATTCACTTGGCAACGTATTCCAGGGAAATGATACAACCCTTCCCGTTACTATGGATGAAATGATTTATCACACAAAAGCTGTAACTAAAGGTGTAACGCGTGCTATGATTGTTGTTGACATGCCGTTTATGTCCTACCAGTTGAGTGTGGATGAAGGATTCAGGAATGCAGGAAGGATCATGAAAGAAACTTCAGCGGGTGCGGTAAAACTTGAAGGTGGTGAACGGGTTGCTGAAACAATAAAAAAAATTACGGCTGCAGGGATACCTGTAATGGGGCATCTTGGATTGACGCCTCAAAGCATACATCAGTTTGGAAGTTATAGAGAACGTGGAAAAGATAAAACTGAAGCTGATGAAATTTTGATGGATGCTAAATTAATAGAAGAAGCCGGAGCTTATGCAATTGTGCTTGAGAAAATTCCTGCCGAACTTGCAAAAAAAGTTACAGCATCAGTTTCTATTCCTACAATAGGTATCGGCGCCGGAAAGTTTTGTGACGGACAAATACTTGTTACACCCGATATGCTTGGATTAAACATCGACTTTCATCCAAGATTTGTACGACATTATGCAAAACTCGCGGATGAAATAAATACCGGGGTTAAAAAATATATTGATGATGTTCGAAAACTGAATTTCCCGACAGAGGAGGAGAGTTACTGA
- the rfaE1 gene encoding D-glycero-beta-D-manno-heptose-7-phosphate kinase, giving the protein MIRISSARLNTLKNNFKGKKIAVIGDMMLDCYFWGDVKRISPEAPVPVVEVENEFFRFGGAANVALNLVKLNCRPIPVGVIGYDTYGTIFTALMKENKLSSNGIIIDDTRPTTAKTRVIADKQHVVRIDKENKTYLDEKIQNRVMDFIRKNIKKFDGIILQDYNKGVLTPEIINNVIELANKNNVLITVDPKFNNFFNYKNVTVFKPNRKEAEDVLGMKIRTDKDIAKAGKELREKLNAKYILLTLGADGIAVFEKGTEVKRMPTKARKVADVSGAGDTVISTLTVTLAAGANILEASYLANYAGGIVCEEVGIIPIELDKLFTTVARESK; this is encoded by the coding sequence ATGATCAGAATTTCATCTGCGAGATTGAATACTCTAAAAAATAATTTTAAAGGGAAAAAAATTGCCGTAATCGGCGATATGATGCTTGATTGTTATTTCTGGGGAGATGTAAAAAGAATTTCACCCGAAGCACCTGTTCCGGTAGTTGAAGTAGAGAATGAGTTTTTCAGATTTGGCGGCGCAGCTAATGTTGCGCTTAATCTCGTTAAGCTGAACTGCAGACCCATACCGGTTGGGGTAATCGGGTATGACACTTATGGTACAATCTTTACAGCTCTGATGAAAGAGAATAAACTTTCTTCGAACGGAATTATTATTGATGACACAAGACCAACCACAGCTAAAACCAGAGTGATTGCAGATAAGCAGCATGTCGTAAGGATTGATAAAGAGAATAAAACATATCTGGATGAAAAAATTCAAAACCGCGTGATGGATTTTATCAGAAAAAATATTAAAAAGTTCGATGGTATTATACTTCAGGATTATAATAAAGGTGTTCTTACCCCTGAAATAATTAACAATGTAATTGAACTCGCTAATAAAAATAATGTGCTTATAACAGTTGATCCTAAGTTCAATAATTTTTTCAATTATAAAAATGTTACAGTGTTCAAACCAAACAGGAAAGAAGCAGAAGATGTTCTTGGAATGAAAATTAGAACTGATAAAGATATTGCTAAAGCGGGGAAAGAACTCCGCGAGAAGTTAAATGCAAAATACATTCTGCTTACATTAGGTGCGGATGGTATCGCTGTTTTTGAAAAAGGAACTGAAGTAAAACGCATGCCGACAAAAGCCAGGAAAGTCGCCGATGTGTCCGGTGCAGGAGATACTGTAATTTCAACTCTTACTGTTACACTTGCAGCAGGCGCAAATATTCTGGAAGCATCTTATCTGGCAAATTATGCAGGAGGGATTGTTTGTGAGGAAGTGGGTATCATTCCCATTGAATTAGATAAATTATTTACAACCGTTGCCCGGGAATCAAAATGA
- the rfaE2 gene encoding D-glycero-beta-D-manno-heptose 1-phosphate adenylyltransferase: protein MSNILSRSEIVEERKKLKAENKKLVFTNGCFDLIHAGHVDYLNKSRALGDALVVALNSDASVKRIKGNKRPILNQEERSFIVSNLKCVDYVTFFDEDTPAQIIAELVPDILVKGADWDLNKIVGREIVESNGGEVKTIKFVNDQSTSKIIESILKKYKA, encoded by the coding sequence ATGAGTAATATACTTTCCCGTTCAGAAATTGTTGAAGAACGTAAAAAACTAAAAGCAGAAAATAAAAAACTTGTATTTACGAACGGCTGTTTCGACCTTATTCATGCGGGTCATGTTGACTATCTTAATAAATCGAGGGCTTTAGGCGATGCGCTGGTTGTCGCACTCAACTCTGACGCTTCAGTGAAAAGAATAAAAGGCAATAAACGTCCAATACTCAATCAGGAAGAGAGATCGTTCATTGTATCCAATTTAAAATGCGTTGATTACGTAACTTTTTTTGATGAAGATACACCAGCTCAGATAATTGCTGAACTTGTACCGGATATTCTTGTAAAAGGCGCGGACTGGGATCTGAATAAAATTGTTGGTAGAGAAATCGTTGAGTCAAATGGCGGCGAAGTTAAAACAATAAAGTTTGTTAATGATCAGTCGACATCAAAAATTATTGAATCCATCTTAAAAAAGTATAAAGCTTAA